A window of the Lolium perenne isolate Kyuss_39 chromosome 7, Kyuss_2.0, whole genome shotgun sequence genome harbors these coding sequences:
- the LOC127315481 gene encoding cysteine proteinase inhibitor 6-like gives MRTALLLVAITTLIYAAAVPATANPDDWSNIKNITDPYIQGLGKWLVTEHTKMGGNDGLKFQKVLSGEYQIRNGVSYRLVIVAMRPGGSHGTYKGWLLEEVPSNQNTWKLINFSPLD, from the coding sequence ATGAGAACCGCACTCCTCCTCGTCGCCATTACCACTCTCATTTATGCCGCTGCAGTGCCCGCCACGGCAAACCCCGATGATTGGTCCAATATTAAGAACATCACCGACCCATACATCCAGGGGCTCGGCAAGTGGCTGGTGACGGAGCACACCAAAATGGGGGGCAAtgatgggctcaagtttcagaagGTGCTAAGTGGCGAATATCAAATTAGGAATGGTGTAAGTTATCGGCTTGTCATCGTTGCCATGAGACCAGGTGGCTCACATGGCACATAcaaaggatggttactagaggAAGTCCCGAGTAACCAGAACACATGGAAGCTCATAAATTTCAGCCCTTTAGACTAG